Proteins from a single region of Ziziphus jujuba cultivar Dongzao chromosome 1, ASM3175591v1:
- the LOC132800510 gene encoding uncharacterized protein LOC132800510, whose product MVKALIEVNKDMCLVRDEDGKIRLHYVAMRGRVKVIEMLISVEPKSIQEKLNEGETNDELINSKDKEYGNTILHLAVMLKQIKLVSIPEVKTGVSSLNRMGLIAFGMIEEIPKDFKSIKILNILQDALDPQTQNVTAQTTRIKILSALGSPSSGLRPS is encoded by the exons ATGGTGAAGGCACTAATAGAAGTGAACAAAGATATGTGCTTGGTTAGAGATGAAGATGGAAAAATCCGTCTTCACTACGTTGCCATGAGAGGACGTGTCAAAGTGATAGAAATGCTTATCAGTGTAGAACCAAAGTCGATTCAAGAGAAGCTTAATGAAGGAGAAACG AATGATGAGCTCATCAACTCCAAAGATAAGGAATATGGCAACACCATTTTGCACTTGGCTGTGATGCTAAAGCAAATTAAG TTAGTTTCAATACCTGAAGTGAAAACGGGGGTGAGTAGCTTGAACAGAATGGGGTTGATAGCCTTTGGAATGATAGAGGAAATTCCGAAGGACTTCAAAAGCATCAAAATCCTCAATATTCTTCAGGATGCACTGGATCCCCAAACACAAAATGTAAcggcccagaccacccgcatcaagatattgtccgctttgggttcaCCGAGTTCAGGCCTAAGGCCCTCCTAG